One Rickettsiales bacterium genomic window carries:
- a CDS encoding glycosyltransferase family 39 protein — protein sequence MSNRLRETKSMPNNERIFSKTFIWGWLTVLILLAIYVRVHGAGVYYYSEDEILHIWLAKAKSLKQLMVLSLYETHPPLGHLLRYYWLQIDDSVWFSRCLSLVFGIATIPVYYCIGNRLKGQFAGMCAAALAAYSYGSIIESYVTRNYSIFVFFATMFLYYYVQWRDSRQNKHLWLYVFYALLAALTHFSAILAIFPIAAYETVDAYVTKRPLRSQLQWIALNFTLAAIAIGIYLIWFFKGIVLSSPYFHVDEWYKYILITLINPLTATLYVLPSAYFLPLIIFLLFLPVVREDKKFRDFSAICVIALEVGMFLIAINHYYPAGTRHGIWVMPFIIVTAGWMMGNGAELLSPYIEQKTRINGNIAVATLILLGSLILCNAGQRFEKEPSEYQMKQENWQAMTDYLKTLDNHSVIIAARDDAVMLHDTYPYLGKDAFTDKNAAVIIPYANTHIIIHPYERRIETTGILLATLNQAQQKGMLNGVDKLVFMKTVWDVYAKGYEPLPWLFTCKQLDKQIVSFPSFNFPEITLKKSVSDEEKALAPAAFMTVSKKEFFEQVIAPNGKAHECLK from the coding sequence ATGTCGAACCGCCTCCGGGAAACAAAATCCATGCCGAATAACGAACGCATTTTCTCAAAAACTTTCATCTGGGGCTGGCTGACAGTTCTCATCCTGCTGGCTATTTACGTCCGCGTGCATGGCGCTGGCGTCTATTACTATAGCGAAGATGAAATCCTGCATATCTGGCTCGCCAAGGCAAAGTCGCTGAAGCAGCTCATGGTGCTCTCGCTCTATGAAACCCATCCGCCGCTTGGCCATCTGTTACGCTATTACTGGCTTCAGATAGATGATTCCGTCTGGTTCTCGCGCTGCCTGTCACTTGTCTTCGGCATTGCGACAATCCCGGTCTATTACTGCATTGGAAACCGCCTCAAGGGCCAGTTTGCAGGTATGTGCGCCGCAGCACTCGCAGCCTACAGCTACGGCTCGATCATCGAATCCTATGTCACCCGCAACTACTCTATCTTCGTCTTCTTCGCCACGATGTTCCTGTATTACTATGTGCAATGGCGCGATAGCAGACAGAATAAACATCTATGGCTTTACGTATTCTATGCACTGCTTGCAGCCCTCACGCATTTCTCCGCCATACTCGCCATCTTTCCTATTGCAGCTTATGAAACCGTGGATGCTTACGTTACTAAACGCCCGCTTAGGAGCCAACTGCAATGGATTGCGCTTAACTTTACGCTCGCCGCAATCGCCATAGGCATTTACCTGATCTGGTTTTTCAAAGGCATTGTGCTTTCTTCACCTTATTTCCATGTCGATGAGTGGTATAAATATATTCTGATCACCCTGATCAATCCGCTCACCGCTACGTTATACGTGCTGCCATCGGCTTATTTCCTACCGCTGATAATCTTTCTACTGTTCCTGCCGGTCGTTCGCGAAGACAAAAAATTCCGAGATTTCTCGGCGATCTGCGTTATCGCGCTGGAAGTCGGCATGTTCCTAATCGCCATCAATCATTATTATCCCGCAGGCACGCGCCACGGTATATGGGTGATGCCCTTCATCATCGTCACTGCAGGCTGGATGATGGGCAATGGGGCCGAGCTTTTGAGCCCGTATATCGAACAAAAAACCCGCATCAATGGCAATATTGCTGTCGCCACACTGATCTTGCTAGGAAGTCTTATTCTCTGCAACGCCGGACAACGCTTTGAAAAAGAGCCCAGCGAATACCAGATGAAACAGGAAAACTGGCAGGCCATGACGGATTACCTGAAGACACTGGACAACCACTCCGTCATTATCGCCGCGCGTGATGACGCTGTTATGTTGCACGATACTTACCCTTACCTCGGCAAGGATGCTTTCACGGATAAAAATGCTGCCGTGATAATTCCTTATGCTAATACGCATATTATCATTCATCCTTACGAGCGCCGAATCGAAACCACTGGCATCCTGCTTGCAACGTTGAACCAAGCGCAGCAGAAGGGTATGCTGAACGGCGTGGACAAACTTGTTTTTATGAAAACCGTGTGGGACGTCTATGCCAAAGGCTATGAACCTCTGCCATGGCTCTTTACCTGCAAACAGCTTGATAAGCAGATCGTCTCCTTCCCCTCCTTTAATTTCCCTGAGATAACACTCAAGAAATCGGTTTCGGATGAGGAAAAGGCGCTTGCCCCGGCAGCATTCATGACTGTTTCCAAGAAAGAGTTCTTCGAGCAGGTGATCGCACCCAACGGAAAAGCACATGAATGCCTTAAGTAA
- a CDS encoding glycosyltransferase family 39 protein yields MSKVFIRTWLIILIIIAIFIRVHGVDQYAYGDDELLHTAIAGADSLKQVLQFSLYEAHPPLGNILRHYWQEISDTVWFSRLFSLLFGIALVPLYYRIGRRLGGEFAGLCAAALITFSFGCIIQSYIARNYTVFLLFLSLSFDAWLSWREKPSLRSLLQYGGFGLLACLTHFFAVLSLTPLAVLEALRLYRTGQKSKLLQWLGINALLAVSAVLITLPWRKTLALAQPYSHFPTDLTQTVYNALSYPFHDLDYLLPSPYALYLLILLFALRAGKHSQATRNCLALAACGIGIKIFMIVTLHYSSSGTRHDLWLIPLIIPCAALIISDAASAYSSKTHTMAIMLLTAGLLAYSPQRRFTDYSEYGIKQANLDAVKYYLETLDEHDAIIAERDEAFRIKDIYPYLGDAAFTGKDMALKIPYESTSLIVNPYYRRLRTRNLLLTTLKAAEEQHMLDGVERLIFMHSYPQAVLIGCPELDRQIFTFPPTGKSFTAEEAFANPAMLLIVRKKDFLEQVVSENGKAYHCLKENTYLEQYVEPPPGNKIHAE; encoded by the coding sequence ATGTCCAAAGTTTTTATAAGAACATGGCTGATAATATTGATAATTATCGCCATTTTCATACGTGTGCACGGTGTCGACCAATATGCTTACGGGGACGACGAATTGCTCCACACCGCCATTGCCGGTGCAGACTCCCTGAAACAGGTACTGCAATTTTCCCTTTATGAGGCCCACCCGCCATTGGGCAATATCCTGCGCCATTACTGGCAGGAAATCTCGGATACGGTATGGTTTTCAAGATTATTTTCATTGCTGTTCGGCATCGCACTCGTTCCACTATACTACCGGATCGGCCGCCGTCTGGGTGGTGAGTTTGCGGGCCTCTGCGCAGCCGCATTGATAACATTCAGCTTCGGCTGCATCATCCAATCCTATATCGCTCGCAATTACACAGTTTTCCTGCTCTTTCTCTCCTTAAGCTTTGACGCATGGCTCTCCTGGCGTGAAAAGCCTTCCTTGCGCTCGTTACTACAATACGGCGGATTCGGCCTGCTCGCCTGCCTCACACATTTCTTTGCGGTACTGAGCCTTACACCGCTCGCGGTGCTTGAAGCGCTCCGCCTCTATCGTACGGGTCAGAAATCCAAGCTGCTGCAATGGCTTGGGATCAATGCCTTGCTGGCAGTTTCAGCTGTGTTGATTACACTGCCCTGGCGGAAAACTCTGGCACTTGCCCAGCCTTATTCCCATTTCCCAACCGATCTTACCCAGACAGTCTATAATGCCCTGTCTTATCCGTTTCACGATCTGGATTATCTCCTGCCCTCGCCCTACGCTCTTTATCTGCTGATTCTATTGTTTGCGCTACGTGCGGGAAAACATTCACAGGCCACGCGCAACTGCCTGGCACTGGCGGCTTGCGGCATCGGCATCAAAATCTTCATGATCGTCACGCTGCATTATTCCTCGTCCGGCACGCGGCACGATTTATGGCTGATTCCGCTTATTATTCCCTGCGCTGCCCTCATCATATCAGATGCTGCCAGTGCATATTCCTCCAAGACTCATACAATGGCAATCATGCTGCTCACAGCCGGGCTGCTAGCTTACAGCCCGCAGCGGCGTTTCACGGACTATAGCGAATATGGCATCAAACAGGCAAATCTTGACGCTGTAAAATATTACCTGGAAACACTGGACGAGCATGACGCCATTATTGCCGAACGCGACGAAGCGTTCCGCATCAAGGATATCTATCCCTATCTAGGCGATGCCGCTTTCACGGGCAAGGATATGGCCCTGAAAATCCCCTACGAGAGCACCTCTTTGATCGTGAATCCGTATTACCGCCGCCTACGCACACGCAATCTTCTTCTCACTACGCTGAAGGCGGCAGAGGAACAGCATATGCTGGACGGCGTGGAAAGGCTTATCTTCATGCATTCTTATCCTCAGGCGGTGCTGATAGGCTGTCCGGAGCTGGACAGGCAGATATTCACTTTCCCTCCCACGGGGAAATCATTTACCGCTGAGGAAGCTTTCGCCAATCCGGCGATGCTGCTCATCGTCCGCAAGAAAGATTTTCTGGAACAGGTTGTATCCGAAAACGGAAAAGCCTATCACTGCCTGAAGGAAAACACCTATCTGGAACAATATGTCGAACCGCCTCCGGGAAACAAAATCCATGCCGAATAA
- a CDS encoding bifunctional glycosyltransferase/class I SAM-dependent methyltransferase, translating into MKKALVMIIAYNAERHIVSVLNRIPDTLWNNPDYQADVVVIDDCSKDHTSAVAREYISGSSRPIRLLRNQLNQGYGGNQKVGYTYAIENGYEAVVMVHGDGQYPPEFIPQMLEPLMRGEAAAVYGSRMINKKDALAGGMPYYKFAGNIVLTQLQNWMLGSNLSEFHSGFRAYSIAALRQIPFQYNSNVFHFDTDIIIQLVDNGLTIKEIPIPTHYGDEVCHVNGLRYAKDVMVSTLLSRIQKFGIFYDPKFDYERTVTYPDKSQFASSHSFALEQVNANETVLDLGCEAYVTGNLKTRGCKVIGCDWQVNDRMREAYEGVFAMDLNQPDFDVLGQQHFDVIMLLDVIEHISDPEAFMERLHRRFAAMNPRIVVTTPNIAFFIQRIMLLLGQFNYGKRGILNRKHTRLFTFASLSRLLSNSGFNVIKLEGIPAPFPLAFGDNGFARALLKFNQSLMKISRTLFSYQIAAVIQPKPTLEILVSQAIEYGDRTI; encoded by the coding sequence ATGAAAAAAGCGCTGGTTATGATTATCGCCTACAATGCTGAGCGGCATATCGTCTCGGTATTGAACCGCATTCCCGATACTTTGTGGAATAATCCGGATTATCAGGCGGATGTCGTGGTGATCGACGATTGTTCGAAGGATCATACCAGTGCTGTGGCGCGCGAGTATATCTCCGGCTCCAGCCGCCCGATCCGCCTGCTGCGCAACCAGCTCAATCAGGGGTACGGTGGTAACCAGAAAGTCGGCTATACTTATGCGATCGAGAATGGTTATGAGGCTGTTGTCATGGTGCATGGGGACGGGCAATATCCGCCGGAATTCATTCCGCAGATGCTGGAGCCGCTCATGAGAGGTGAAGCAGCTGCCGTATACGGCTCGCGTATGATCAATAAAAAAGATGCGCTTGCGGGCGGCATGCCGTATTATAAATTTGCGGGCAATATCGTTCTGACGCAGTTGCAGAACTGGATGCTTGGCAGCAATCTCAGCGAATTCCATTCCGGGTTCCGGGCTTATAGCATTGCGGCGCTGAGGCAGATTCCGTTTCAGTATAATTCCAACGTCTTCCACTTCGACACGGATATTATCATCCAGTTGGTGGATAATGGGCTTACCATTAAGGAAATCCCTATTCCGACGCATTACGGGGATGAAGTCTGCCATGTGAACGGTCTGCGTTATGCTAAGGATGTCATGGTTTCGACGCTGCTTTCGCGTATCCAGAAGTTTGGCATCTTTTACGATCCCAAGTTCGACTATGAGCGCACAGTCACCTATCCCGATAAAAGCCAGTTTGCCAGCAGCCATAGTTTTGCGCTGGAACAGGTCAATGCCAATGAAACCGTGCTTGATCTTGGCTGCGAGGCGTATGTTACGGGCAACCTGAAAACGCGCGGATGCAAGGTAATCGGCTGCGACTGGCAGGTGAACGACCGTATGCGCGAAGCTTATGAAGGCGTATTCGCAATGGACCTGAACCAGCCTGATTTCGATGTGCTAGGCCAGCAGCATTTCGATGTGATTATGCTCCTCGATGTGATTGAACATATCAGCGACCCGGAAGCGTTCATGGAAAGGCTGCATAGGCGGTTCGCGGCGATGAACCCGCGTATTGTCGTGACGACGCCGAACATTGCTTTCTTTATCCAGCGCATCATGCTGCTGCTTGGCCAGTTCAATTACGGCAAGCGCGGTATTCTTAACCGGAAGCATACACGCCTCTTTACGTTTGCATCCCTTTCGCGCCTGCTCAGCAATTCCGGTTTCAATGTGATAAAACTGGAAGGCATTCCCGCGCCGTTCCCGCTTGCTTTCGGCGATAACGGGTTCGCACGTGCGCTATTGAAATTTAATCAATCGCTGATGAAAATCAGCAGGACGCTGTTTTCCTACCAGATTGCGGCAGTGATACAACCCAAGCCGACGCTCGAGATTCTCGTCAGCCAGGCTATTGAATATGGTGACCGGACGATATGA
- a CDS encoding valine--tRNA ligase, with protein MKQLPKNYDHKEAEKRIQLQWEAEGVYAWDNTQPRENTFVIDTPPPTVSGVLHMGHIFSYTQADFVARYQRMKGKTVFYPMGFDDNGLPTERLVEKEKKVRGSAMPRDEFVALCREVVKNAEDEFRNLFKSVAVSVDWSQEYQTISDEVRMLSQMSFLDLMRKGEAYRDFRPTYWDWVDQTAIAQAEIENKEMPGTMNEIEFMLEGETPIVIATTRPELLGACVAVMYHPDDPNASNYKGQIAVTPLFDVKVPMIADSAVERDKGTGLVMCCTFGDDTDKEWWRAHNLPMRPVLATNGKIEFTRVMKDDLCVGLTFTAARDGKQKAMLDETNTQDFEKTLAVFGAIEGLKPKQANSKILEMLEVQGKLRKQTPIMHTVKCAERSGTPIEIIPTYQWFIKVVDKKEALITKGNECKWYPEFMHIRLNQWIEGLKEDWCISRQRFFGVPFPVWYSKREGEEGKVLVADVKQLPVDPLTDAPEGYTRDEVIPCTDVMDTWATSSISPQINAKGISKNRCVDATRYEQLFPADLRPQAHEIIRTWAFYTIVKAHLHENSIPWKNLMISGWCLASDKTKMSKSKGNVVTPVDLIIDKGADVVRYWASTSRLGADTAFSEDLLKIGRKLVTKLWNATSFAGIHLSKLSGKPSTAAEDVASGRISETLDKWILARLRKTIVKATSEFENFEYCDARVAIEEFFWKDFCDNYLELVKARAYGEVSDEAGSLSAHLTLYHCLDAILRLFAPFVPHVTEELYTHLFDGQGSIHRCGNWPKAEAYPADDNAEQSGIYCVSILEAIRKAKSERQVSIKFPVQELVLASLQTDWQDIAPVVTDLKSAGTVQKLEWVDTLPEDGVYTEDRRFTLALTFAESAQGESAA; from the coding sequence ATGAAGCAACTACCCAAGAATTACGACCATAAAGAAGCTGAAAAGCGGATACAGCTTCAGTGGGAAGCTGAAGGCGTTTATGCGTGGGATAATACGCAGCCGCGCGAGAATACTTTTGTCATCGATACACCGCCTCCGACAGTATCCGGCGTGCTGCATATGGGGCATATCTTCAGCTATACACAAGCGGATTTCGTGGCGCGTTACCAGCGCATGAAAGGCAAGACCGTATTCTACCCGATGGGGTTTGACGATAACGGTCTGCCGACGGAGCGCCTTGTTGAAAAGGAAAAGAAGGTGCGCGGCAGCGCGATGCCGCGTGATGAGTTCGTGGCCTTGTGCCGCGAGGTGGTGAAGAACGCGGAAGATGAGTTCCGCAACCTCTTCAAGAGCGTGGCCGTTAGCGTGGACTGGAGCCAGGAATACCAGACGATCAGCGACGAAGTGCGCATGCTGTCGCAGATGTCATTCCTGGATTTGATGCGCAAAGGCGAAGCTTACCGCGATTTCCGCCCTACTTACTGGGACTGGGTAGACCAGACCGCGATTGCGCAGGCTGAGATCGAAAATAAGGAAATGCCTGGCACAATGAACGAGATCGAGTTCATGCTGGAAGGAGAAACACCGATTGTGATTGCCACGACACGTCCAGAATTGCTCGGTGCCTGCGTTGCGGTCATGTACCATCCGGATGATCCGAATGCGTCAAATTATAAAGGGCAGATTGCCGTAACGCCGCTGTTTGACGTGAAAGTGCCGATGATTGCAGACAGCGCCGTTGAGCGCGATAAAGGCACGGGTCTTGTTATGTGCTGCACTTTCGGTGACGATACGGACAAGGAATGGTGGCGCGCTCATAATCTGCCGATGCGTCCTGTGCTGGCAACGAACGGTAAGATCGAGTTCACTCGCGTCATGAAGGATGATCTGTGCGTGGGGCTCACCTTTACGGCTGCGCGTGACGGCAAGCAGAAAGCCATGCTCGACGAAACCAATACGCAGGATTTTGAAAAGACGCTTGCGGTTTTCGGTGCGATTGAAGGGCTGAAGCCCAAGCAGGCAAACTCCAAGATATTGGAAATGCTGGAGGTGCAGGGTAAACTGCGCAAGCAGACGCCGATCATGCATACGGTAAAATGCGCCGAACGTTCCGGCACGCCGATTGAAATCATTCCGACCTACCAGTGGTTCATCAAGGTGGTGGATAAGAAGGAGGCGCTGATTACCAAGGGCAATGAGTGCAAATGGTATCCGGAATTCATGCATATCCGCCTGAACCAGTGGATCGAAGGACTCAAAGAAGACTGGTGTATCTCGCGCCAGCGTTTCTTTGGTGTGCCGTTCCCCGTGTGGTATTCCAAACGCGAGGGTGAAGAAGGCAAAGTGCTGGTTGCGGACGTGAAGCAATTGCCGGTCGACCCGCTTACGGATGCGCCTGAGGGCTATACGCGTGATGAAGTCATCCCCTGCACGGATGTTATGGATACCTGGGCGACTTCTTCCATCAGCCCGCAGATTAACGCCAAGGGGATCAGCAAGAATCGTTGCGTAGATGCTACGCGCTACGAGCAGCTTTTCCCGGCCGATCTGCGTCCGCAGGCCCATGAGATCATCCGCACCTGGGCGTTCTACACGATTGTGAAGGCGCATCTGCACGAAAACAGTATTCCCTGGAAAAACCTGATGATCTCAGGCTGGTGTCTTGCCTCCGACAAGACCAAGATGAGCAAGTCCAAGGGTAATGTCGTTACCCCGGTCGATCTGATTATCGATAAGGGGGCAGACGTTGTGCGTTACTGGGCGTCGACGTCACGTCTGGGGGCGGATACGGCGTTTTCGGAAGATCTGTTGAAGATCGGCAGGAAGCTTGTGACCAAGCTGTGGAATGCTACTAGCTTCGCAGGTATTCATCTGAGCAAGCTCAGCGGTAAGCCTTCCACCGCAGCGGAAGATGTTGCGAGCGGCAGGATCAGCGAGACACTCGATAAATGGATTCTCGCACGGCTGCGTAAGACCATCGTGAAAGCGACCTCGGAATTCGAGAATTTCGAATATTGCGATGCACGTGTGGCGATTGAGGAATTTTTCTGGAAAGATTTCTGCGATAATTATCTCGAACTGGTCAAGGCCCGCGCTTACGGCGAGGTCTCTGATGAAGCTGGCAGTCTTTCCGCCCATCTGACGCTTTATCACTGCCTGGATGCGATATTGCGTCTGTTCGCACCGTTCGTACCGCATGTGACGGAAGAGCTCTATACCCATCTGTTTGACGGACAGGGCTCCATCCACCGTTGCGGCAACTGGCCGAAGGCGGAAGCCTATCCGGCGGACGATAATGCTGAGCAAAGCGGCATCTACTGCGTCAGTATTCTGGAAGCAATCCGTAAGGCCAAATCCGAGCGGCAGGTTTCCATTAAGTTCCCGGTACAGGAGCTTGTGCTTGCATCGCTGCAAACGGATTGGCAGGATATCGCACCTGTCGTTACCGATCTCAAGAGCGCCGGTACCGTGCAGAAGCTGGAATGGGTTGATACGTTGCCGGAAGACGGGGTCTATACGGAAGACCGCCGATTCACGCTGGCGCTGACGTTTGCAGAGAGTGCACAAGGGGAGTCTGCCGCCTAA
- a CDS encoding transcriptional repressor produces MIPKKPIKGPNKLVQDVLSESGKPLGAYEILERVKVKGINGPPTVYRALDKLMKLGMVHRIASKHTYIICRHGSEHANESIIFAVCNRCDNVDEIPSEDLHHAFEGVRREKGFRIEHEIVEVTGLCGNCSEQKGAH; encoded by the coding sequence ATGATCCCCAAAAAGCCGATAAAAGGTCCCAATAAGCTCGTGCAGGACGTTCTCAGCGAAAGCGGAAAGCCTCTGGGAGCTTATGAGATACTTGAGCGCGTGAAAGTGAAGGGCATCAACGGCCCGCCCACCGTATACCGTGCGTTGGACAAGCTGATGAAGCTCGGCATGGTGCATCGTATTGCATCCAAACATACCTATATCATCTGCCGTCATGGCAGCGAACATGCGAATGAGTCCATTATTTTTGCTGTCTGTAACCGTTGCGATAATGTGGACGAGATCCCCAGCGAAGACCTTCATCATGCGTTTGAAGGCGTGCGTCGCGAGAAGGGATTCAGGATTGAGCATGAAATCGTGGAAGTGACCGGGCTCTGCGGTAACTGCAGCGAGCAGAAAGGTGCGCACTGA
- a CDS encoding ABC transporter ATP-binding protein: protein MDHLRVGDGIMAPILKLHDLTVAYNRYPAVHHLKGEFAGGALTAITGPNGAGKSTLLKTIAGILPVHEGSVEFCGITRKDMAYLPQAAELQVDFPLNVLQMVCSGFWRVSNGFQRISKQQRERAEEALAVVGLLGMADRTLGSLSAGQFQRALFARVIVQDAKLIMLDEPFTAMDAGTTDALLKVIHQWQGEGRTVISVLHDFDQIREHFPTCLLIARECIAWGKSQDVLKPENLVSARLFREVLPHRQH from the coding sequence ATGGATCATCTGCGCGTGGGCGATGGGATTATGGCCCCGATTCTGAAACTGCACGACTTGACCGTCGCATATAACCGTTATCCGGCGGTGCATCATTTAAAAGGCGAGTTTGCTGGTGGCGCTTTGACGGCTATTACCGGGCCGAACGGCGCAGGCAAGAGCACGCTGCTCAAGACGATTGCGGGCATATTGCCCGTGCATGAAGGTTCTGTCGAGTTCTGTGGGATCACACGTAAGGATATGGCTTATCTCCCGCAGGCGGCTGAGCTGCAGGTGGATTTCCCTCTTAATGTATTGCAGATGGTATGCTCCGGTTTCTGGCGCGTGAGCAATGGGTTCCAGCGTATCAGCAAGCAGCAGCGCGAGCGGGCAGAAGAAGCGCTTGCGGTCGTGGGGCTGCTAGGGATGGCGGACAGGACGCTTGGCAGTCTCTCCGCAGGCCAGTTCCAGCGTGCGCTGTTTGCGCGCGTCATCGTGCAGGATGCAAAGCTGATTATGCTGGATGAGCCGTTCACCGCCATGGATGCAGGCACGACGGACGCATTACTGAAAGTGATCCACCAGTGGCAGGGGGAAGGCCGCACGGTCATCAGTGTTCTGCATGATTTTGATCAGATCAGGGAGCATTTTCCTACCTGCCTGCTGATTGCGCGTGAGTGCATTGCATGGGGAAAATCGCAGGATGTGCTGAAGCCGGAGAACCTTGTCAGTGCGCGGCTGTTCCGCGAAGTTTTACCCCATAGGCAACACTGA
- a CDS encoding metal ABC transporter permease: protein MMLYDAIIQPFADYGFMRRALAACIVMAASSAPLGLFLVLRRMSLMGDAAAHAILPGVAVAFIFSGVALWPMTLGGLAAGLLMALAAGVVTRLTALREDASFTAAYLTSLAAGVMIISMHGSAIDLMHILFGNVLAVDNDSLRLIAMIATVSLLTLAVIYRPLIMECFDPFFLKVQQGRGAVYHHLFLVLVVLNLVAAFQALGTLMAVGIMVLPAIATRFWTRNIDIAVGLSILFGILSSVIGLLLSYHYSLPSGPAIVLTASAWYIISVFAGADGGILIRFFPRKHFH, encoded by the coding sequence ATGATGTTATACGATGCGATTATCCAGCCTTTTGCCGATTACGGATTTATGCGCCGGGCACTTGCGGCGTGCATCGTGATGGCCGCAAGCAGCGCTCCGCTCGGCCTGTTTCTGGTGCTGCGCCGCATGAGCCTGATGGGAGACGCAGCCGCGCATGCGATCCTGCCCGGTGTGGCAGTAGCATTTATCTTCAGTGGCGTTGCGCTCTGGCCGATGACGCTTGGCGGGCTTGCCGCCGGGTTGCTGATGGCGCTTGCGGCTGGAGTAGTGACGCGGCTCACTGCGCTCAGGGAGGATGCGAGTTTTACGGCGGCGTACCTTACTTCACTTGCGGCAGGCGTGATGATCATCTCCATGCATGGCAGCGCTATCGACCTTATGCATATATTATTCGGTAATGTGCTGGCGGTGGATAATGATTCGCTGCGGCTGATCGCGATGATCGCCACGGTGAGCCTTTTGACGCTGGCCGTGATTTACCGGCCTTTGATTATGGAATGTTTCGACCCGTTCTTCCTCAAGGTGCAGCAGGGGCGCGGAGCGGTGTATCATCACCTGTTTCTCGTGCTGGTGGTGCTGAATCTGGTGGCGGCGTTTCAGGCTTTAGGAACGCTCATGGCGGTGGGTATCATGGTGCTGCCTGCCATTGCTACACGGTTCTGGACGCGCAATATTGATATAGCCGTAGGGCTCAGTATCCTGTTCGGCATCCTCTCTTCCGTAATAGGGCTGCTGCTTTCCTACCATTACAGCCTGCCTTCCGGCCCGGCGATCGTGCTGACAGCGAGCGCATGGTACATCATTTCCGTCTTTGCAGGGGCAGATGGCGGCATATTGATCCGGTTCTTTCCGCGTAAGCATTTCCATTAA